The Terriglobus roseus sequence ATCGATGGCACGTTAGATTGGATCTATGGCCACCACACGCGACATCCTTCTGCAGACGCCGCATCTGCAACAGGCCACAGACTTCTACCGTGACGTCCTTGGCCTGGAGGTCTTCCTGACCACGCCCGGCATGGTGGGCATGGAGGCCGGCAGCTTCCGCCTCTTTCTTGAGGACGCCGAGCCGCTCGGCCCCGTCCTCGAATTCCTGACGGACGACTTCGACACCACACGACGCGATCTGCTCGACCACGGCTGCACCCTGATCGTGGAGGATCCGGAGATTCCGCGCTGCTATCTGCGTGACCCTTTCGGGCTGATCTTCAACCTGGCATTGAATCCTCTCGCCAACCCCACCGCGCAGGCCGACGCGGACGACCCCACGCTCGACCGG is a genomic window containing:
- a CDS encoding VOC family protein; translated protein: MATTRDILLQTPHLQQATDFYRDVLGLEVFLTTPGMVGMEAGSFRLFLEDAEPLGPVLEFLTDDFDTTRRDLLDHGCTLIVEDPEIPRCYLRDPFGLIFNLALNPLANPTAQADADDPTLDRGNEKPPHY